The Mycolicibacterium mageritense genome contains a region encoding:
- a CDS encoding ribonuclease Z, whose amino-acid sequence MIEVTLLGTGSPIPDPDRAGPSTLVRAGGQTFLVDCGRGVQQRLAATGSGANALSALLLTHLHSDHIADLGDVIITRWVTTFVPDPAPLQIIGPPGTADVVNATLRAFGHDIGYRIAHHADLTAPPPVEVHECTEGTVWDRDGVRILVAPTDHRPVTPTIGFRVEHAGASVVLAGDTVPCESLDRLATGAGALVHTVIRKDLVNQLPMQRIRDICDYHSSVEEAAATAARAGVGILILTHYVPGIAAGTEDEWRALAASAFDRQIELGDDLHRVEVHPGVCARSRS is encoded by the coding sequence ATGATCGAGGTCACCCTGCTGGGGACCGGCAGCCCCATCCCGGATCCGGACCGGGCCGGCCCGTCGACCCTGGTCCGGGCCGGTGGCCAGACGTTCCTCGTCGACTGCGGCCGCGGTGTGCAACAGCGCCTGGCTGCAACGGGATCGGGTGCCAACGCGCTCAGCGCGCTGTTGCTGACGCACCTGCACAGCGACCACATCGCCGACCTGGGCGACGTGATCATCACGCGCTGGGTGACCACGTTCGTCCCCGACCCCGCGCCGCTGCAGATCATCGGTCCACCGGGGACGGCCGACGTGGTGAACGCGACGCTACGGGCCTTCGGGCACGACATCGGTTACCGGATCGCTCATCACGCGGACCTCACGGCTCCCCCGCCCGTTGAGGTACACGAATGCACCGAGGGCACCGTGTGGGACCGCGACGGCGTGCGCATCCTGGTGGCGCCCACCGATCACCGCCCGGTGACGCCGACCATCGGATTCCGCGTCGAGCATGCGGGCGCTTCGGTGGTGCTGGCGGGCGACACCGTGCCGTGCGAGAGCCTCGACCGGCTGGCCACCGGGGCGGGAGCATTGGTACACACCGTGATTCGCAAAGACCTCGTGAATCAGCTTCCGATGCAGCGCATCCGCGACATCTGCGACTATCACTCCTCGGTTGAGGAGGCGGCTGCGACGGCAGCCCGTGCGGGGGTCGGCATCCTGATCCTCACCCACTACGTGCCGGGCATCGCCGCGGGCACCGAGGACGAGTGGCGTGCGTTGGCCGCGTCGGCGTTCGACCGGCAGATCGAATTGGGCGACGACCTGCACCGGGTCGAAGTTCACCCGGGCGTGTGTGCCCGGTCGCGCAGCTGA
- a CDS encoding methionine ABC transporter permease — translation MITYAAQEDFSTPWRHVPDLLLPAYGETWLMVGITMVLVVLIGTPLGLILHNTSELGLQPNPRVFAVLNTIVNIGRSLPFLILMAAIIPVTRFIVGTTIGIPAAIVPMTTAGVPFFARLVQNAVREVRSDVTDMGQASGGTTLQVIRTIQLAEALPALAGALTVNTIAMIEYSAIAGSIGAGGVGNLAITYGYNRFDDNIMIATAVSLIITIQIVQFAGDRVVKALTR, via the coding sequence GTGATCACCTATGCCGCCCAGGAAGACTTCAGCACGCCGTGGCGTCACGTGCCCGATCTGCTGCTGCCGGCCTACGGCGAGACGTGGCTCATGGTCGGCATCACCATGGTGCTGGTGGTCCTGATCGGCACGCCACTCGGGCTGATCCTGCACAACACCTCAGAGCTGGGCCTGCAGCCGAATCCACGGGTGTTCGCGGTGCTCAACACGATCGTGAACATCGGCCGGTCGCTGCCCTTCCTGATCCTGATGGCGGCCATCATTCCGGTGACCCGGTTCATCGTCGGCACCACGATCGGCATCCCGGCGGCCATCGTGCCGATGACGACCGCGGGTGTGCCGTTTTTCGCACGGCTCGTGCAGAACGCCGTGCGCGAGGTCCGATCCGACGTCACCGACATGGGCCAGGCCTCGGGCGGTACCACGCTGCAGGTGATCCGGACCATCCAACTGGCCGAGGCGTTGCCCGCACTGGCCGGCGCGCTGACAGTGAACACGATCGCGATGATCGAATACTCGGCGATCGCCGGATCGATCGGCGCCGGAGGCGTCGGAAACCTGGCAATCACATACGGCTACAACAGATTCGACGACAACATCATGATCGCCACGGCGGTCTCGTTGATCATCACCATCCAGATCGTGCAGTTCGCCGGAGACCGCGTCGTCAAGGCACTCACGCGCTGA
- a CDS encoding DUF6480 family protein: MTALPPDPDPAQTPDLEPGGGVAPGATPPDSGQTSGLGEPEPRPRRKITPTSAIAVVGLVLFLALFIAAGVLLILNMTGALG, encoded by the coding sequence ATGACCGCATTACCGCCCGATCCGGACCCGGCCCAAACACCTGACCTGGAACCCGGCGGTGGTGTTGCCCCCGGCGCGACGCCGCCGGATTCGGGACAGACCTCGGGGCTCGGTGAGCCGGAACCGCGACCGCGGCGAAAAATCACCCCCACATCTGCCATCGCCGTGGTCGGGCTCGTGTTGTTCCTCGCACTGTTCATCGCGGCCGGTGTCCTGCTCATCCTCAACATGACGGGCGCGCTCGGGTAG
- a CDS encoding NtaA/DmoA family FMN-dependent monooxygenase (This protein belongs to a clade of FMN-dependent monooxygenases, within a broader family of flavin-dependent oxidoreductases, the luciferase-like monooxygenase (LMM) family, some of whose members use coenzyme F420 rather than FMN.): MTKRPLYFSAFVMNTASHVLHGLWRAPEADNHKFNSLRHWTSLATAVDKAGYDLLFFADVFGLRAPWNGNWRKSVESGIQIPVNDPSVLASALAAATDHLGIVFTSSIVQDHPFNFARRMSSLDHYTGGRLGWNIVTSFNENMFRSFGHEGTLAHDERYEWAYEYVDVTYKLWEGSWDEDALVQDKERSVHSDPAKIHKINHAGKRYRVEGPHFSSPSPQRTPVLFQAGSSPAGQLFSARNAEGVYISSPNPAAAHGLTTETRALAAENGRDPQDITFAQGLSFVIGDTHAEAVRRNDELKRYLDLEGIALHALGDAGIDAGGLPLDTPISQLGEFTGIKSFIRWAAEASGNAEPTIRDMAWVLEGANRIVGTADEIADRLEEWREAGVDGINVYHATVPGSFQEVADRLFPTLRERGLISTDKSGTLRHKLLGRGDRLPASHPAAAYRGAFTDNDLLNGAGERLSAPA, encoded by the coding sequence ATGACAAAGCGCCCGCTGTACTTCTCGGCGTTCGTGATGAACACCGCATCCCATGTGCTGCACGGGCTTTGGCGCGCACCAGAGGCCGACAACCACAAGTTCAACTCGCTGCGGCACTGGACTTCGCTGGCCACGGCGGTCGACAAGGCCGGATATGACCTGCTGTTCTTCGCCGACGTCTTCGGCTTGCGCGCACCGTGGAACGGCAACTGGCGCAAATCCGTCGAGTCGGGCATCCAGATCCCGGTCAATGATCCGTCGGTGCTCGCGTCGGCGCTGGCGGCCGCGACCGATCACCTGGGCATCGTCTTCACCAGCTCGATCGTCCAGGACCATCCGTTCAACTTCGCCAGGCGCATGTCCTCGCTGGACCACTACACCGGTGGCCGGCTCGGCTGGAACATCGTGACGAGCTTCAACGAGAACATGTTCCGCAGTTTCGGGCATGAGGGCACGCTCGCCCACGACGAACGCTATGAGTGGGCCTACGAATACGTCGACGTCACGTACAAGCTGTGGGAGGGCTCGTGGGACGAGGACGCCCTGGTGCAGGACAAGGAACGCAGTGTGCACTCCGACCCGGCAAAGATCCACAAGATCAATCACGCCGGCAAGCGCTACCGGGTCGAGGGCCCGCACTTCTCGTCGCCATCACCGCAGCGCACACCGGTACTCTTCCAGGCCGGCTCGTCACCGGCCGGTCAGCTGTTCTCGGCCCGCAACGCCGAGGGCGTCTACATCAGCAGCCCGAACCCCGCCGCCGCACATGGGCTGACCACCGAAACCCGCGCGCTGGCAGCGGAAAACGGCCGAGATCCGCAGGACATCACGTTCGCGCAAGGCCTGTCGTTCGTGATCGGTGACACGCATGCCGAGGCCGTCCGGCGCAACGACGAACTCAAGCGTTACCTCGACCTGGAGGGGATCGCGTTGCACGCGCTCGGCGACGCCGGGATCGACGCGGGCGGTCTGCCGCTGGACACCCCGATCAGCCAACTCGGCGAGTTCACCGGCATCAAGAGCTTCATCCGTTGGGCGGCCGAAGCTTCCGGTAACGCCGAACCGACCATCCGCGACATGGCCTGGGTGTTGGAGGGCGCCAACCGCATCGTCGGCACGGCCGACGAGATCGCGGACCGCCTCGAAGAGTGGCGCGAGGCCGGCGTCGACGGCATCAACGTCTACCACGCGACGGTTCCCGGATCGTTCCAGGAGGTCGCCGACCGCCTGTTCCCGACGCTCCGAGAGCGCGGGCTCATCAGCACCGACAAGTCGGGCACACTGCGGCACAAACTGCTCGGACGCGGCGACCGGCTGCCGGCCAGTCATCCGGCCGCGGCCTATCGCGGTGCGTTCACCGACAACGACCTGCTCAACGGCGCCGGCGAGCGCCTCAGCGCCCCTGCGTGA
- a CDS encoding type II toxin-antitoxin system PemK/MazF family toxin, with translation MLDTMASQWKAFQRFAEKLVFNEAPKFIRQLQSPESVPRTVQQGIKLGLEVLAGGPAESTPEITAGRPVSKHSVPTAHRARKLVYAPDLDGRADPGEIVWTWVVYEDDPTKGKDRPVLVIGRDQRTLLGLMLSSQDYHRNDPDWVGIGVGSWDYDGRASWVRLDRVLDVPEEGIRREGAILDRERFEVVAARLRAEYSWS, from the coding sequence ATGCTCGACACCATGGCGTCGCAATGGAAAGCCTTCCAGCGGTTCGCGGAGAAACTTGTGTTCAACGAGGCGCCGAAGTTCATCCGCCAACTGCAGAGTCCGGAAAGCGTGCCACGCACGGTGCAGCAGGGCATCAAGCTCGGGCTGGAGGTGCTCGCGGGCGGGCCCGCCGAGTCGACTCCGGAGATCACCGCAGGTCGCCCCGTGTCCAAGCACAGCGTTCCGACCGCACACCGCGCCCGCAAACTGGTGTATGCGCCGGACCTCGACGGGCGGGCGGACCCGGGCGAGATCGTGTGGACCTGGGTGGTCTACGAGGACGATCCGACCAAGGGCAAGGACCGGCCCGTGCTCGTGATCGGGCGTGATCAGCGCACCCTGCTCGGTCTGATGCTGTCCAGCCAGGACTATCACCGCAACGACCCGGATTGGGTCGGCATCGGTGTCGGTAGCTGGGACTACGACGGCCGGGCCAGCTGGGTCAGGCTCGACCGCGTGCTCGACGTGCCCGAAGAGGGGATCCGCCGGGAAGGCGCCATCCTTGACCGCGAGCGCTTCGAAGTGGTCGCGGCCCGGCTGCGCGCCGAGTATTCGTGGAGCTGA
- a CDS encoding flavin monoamine oxidase family protein, translated as MTTTSQPSGDSVHTVVIGAGYAGLSTALSLADAGVEVLVLEGSERVGGRVHTGTLDGGVVVDHGGQWVGPTQHRLLSMAERFGCATFPTYDSGDHLELWADGICRPFRGAGPVGGPGVEQYIEATEAIDKLAAAINLDDPTATEQLAEWDGETVASYFDRTVPDEDARRRLALAVQGVWTVEPRDISLFHLLFYVASAGGFDQLMETQGCAQERRFTGGAQSVALAMAEHLGNRVRLNSAVRHIEHASDGVRIHTDEAVVHASHVVVATSPGAAVRLRFTPALPPSRNRWMERSPMGDVTKIHTVYETPFWRASGLSGQATVYGNHSVGVVFDNSPEDARAGVLVSFVYAERQQRWSARTAAERRADVLATLREIFGDEAANPVQYTEKSWPEDPWAHGGYAANPAPGVWVEHGAAGWRTPCGRVHWAGSETSSVWNGYIDGAIASGQRAAAEIIAGSAP; from the coding sequence ATGACGACGACCTCGCAGCCATCCGGCGACTCGGTGCACACTGTCGTGATCGGCGCCGGATACGCGGGCCTCAGCACTGCATTGTCGCTAGCAGACGCGGGTGTCGAGGTGCTGGTCCTGGAGGGCTCGGAGAGGGTCGGGGGCCGGGTGCACACCGGCACGCTCGACGGCGGCGTGGTCGTCGACCACGGCGGTCAGTGGGTCGGGCCCACGCAGCACCGACTGCTGAGCATGGCCGAACGCTTCGGGTGTGCCACGTTCCCGACCTACGACTCGGGCGACCATCTGGAACTCTGGGCCGACGGCATCTGCCGGCCGTTCCGCGGTGCCGGGCCGGTGGGCGGGCCCGGCGTCGAGCAGTACATCGAGGCGACCGAGGCCATCGACAAGCTCGCGGCCGCGATCAACCTCGACGACCCCACGGCCACCGAGCAACTCGCGGAGTGGGACGGCGAAACCGTCGCGTCCTACTTCGACCGCACCGTGCCCGACGAGGATGCGCGGCGCCGCCTGGCGCTCGCGGTGCAGGGTGTGTGGACCGTCGAACCGCGGGACATCTCGCTGTTCCACCTGCTCTTCTACGTCGCGTCGGCGGGCGGTTTCGACCAGTTGATGGAGACCCAGGGCTGTGCTCAGGAACGGCGCTTCACCGGCGGCGCCCAGTCGGTGGCGCTCGCGATGGCCGAGCACCTCGGGAACCGCGTGCGGCTCAACTCCGCGGTGCGCCACATCGAACATGCATCGGACGGGGTTCGCATCCACACCGACGAGGCCGTAGTGCACGCGTCGCACGTCGTGGTGGCGACGTCCCCCGGCGCCGCAGTGCGCCTTCGCTTCACCCCGGCGCTGCCGCCGTCCCGCAACCGGTGGATGGAACGCAGCCCCATGGGCGACGTCACCAAGATCCACACGGTCTACGAAACCCCGTTCTGGCGCGCCAGCGGACTGTCCGGGCAGGCCACCGTGTACGGGAACCACAGCGTCGGAGTGGTATTCGACAACTCGCCCGAAGACGCGCGCGCCGGCGTGCTGGTGTCGTTCGTCTACGCCGAGCGGCAGCAGCGCTGGTCTGCGCGCACGGCTGCCGAGCGGCGCGCCGACGTGCTGGCGACCCTGCGGGAGATCTTCGGTGACGAGGCGGCAAATCCCGTGCAGTACACCGAGAAGAGCTGGCCCGAGGATCCCTGGGCGCATGGCGGATACGCGGCCAACCCGGCGCCCGGCGTCTGGGTCGAACACGGTGCGGCCGGCTGGCGCACGCCGTGCGGACGCGTGCACTGGGCCGGCTCGGAGACCTCGAGCGTGTGGAACGGCTACATCGACGGCGCGATCGCGTCGGGCCAGCGGGCCGCCGCCGAGATCATCGCGGGCTCGGCACCATGA
- a CDS encoding MetQ/NlpA family ABC transporter substrate-binding protein, with amino-acid sequence MTEQITSPTDPGTDIEIKSRKRWPWALAAAGVVAVIVGGLVFANYTNQDKPFGPDLEVATWSTDIAAENLLSYIAENVAPEHGITIKPVKIDNLIEINRAVDAGNVAGNFFEHQPFLNDAIAANGFQLTLAAPTFTWDQATYSNSYRSWDQLPSGAKIALRDDPAGQAIALLDLAQAGQITLKPGKDTVAGLPQLSDVASNPKNYQFVQVPIGQLARSLADVDAVVVHISDVYAAGLTEDQILARHPAPKGSEGGLVVSNKHLDDPNVQKLIETFKDPKIADFLQNTDNKLIRDTLGPIS; translated from the coding sequence GTGACCGAGCAGATTACGTCGCCCACCGACCCGGGCACCGACATCGAGATCAAATCCAGGAAGCGGTGGCCGTGGGCGCTCGCCGCGGCGGGGGTCGTGGCCGTTATCGTCGGCGGACTCGTCTTTGCGAACTACACCAACCAGGACAAGCCCTTCGGGCCCGACCTCGAGGTTGCGACGTGGAGCACCGACATCGCGGCGGAGAACCTGCTGTCCTACATCGCCGAGAACGTCGCACCCGAGCACGGCATCACGATCAAGCCGGTCAAGATCGACAATCTCATCGAGATCAACCGCGCCGTCGACGCGGGCAACGTGGCAGGCAACTTCTTCGAACACCAGCCCTTCCTCAATGACGCCATCGCGGCCAACGGATTTCAACTCACGCTGGCCGCACCGACCTTCACCTGGGATCAGGCGACGTACTCGAACTCGTACCGCAGCTGGGATCAGCTGCCGAGCGGGGCCAAGATCGCGCTGCGCGACGACCCTGCCGGTCAGGCGATCGCGCTGCTCGACCTGGCCCAGGCCGGGCAGATCACGCTCAAGCCGGGTAAGGACACCGTCGCGGGTCTCCCGCAGCTCAGCGACGTCGCGTCGAATCCCAAGAACTACCAGTTCGTTCAGGTGCCGATCGGTCAACTGGCCCGCAGCCTGGCCGACGTGGACGCCGTCGTGGTGCACATCTCCGATGTCTACGCCGCCGGATTGACCGAAGACCAGATCCTTGCCCGCCACCCCGCGCCGAAAGGCAGTGAGGGCGGACTGGTGGTCAGCAACAAGCACCTCGACGACCCGAACGTCCAGAAGCTCATCGAGACTTTCAAGGATCCCAAGATCGCCGACTTCCTGCAGAACACCGACAACAAGCTGATCCGCGACACCCTGGGGCCGATTTCATGA
- the lepA gene encoding translation elongation factor 4 codes for MRDTHVHQEIPISSFADKTFTAPAQIRNFCIIAHIDHGKSTLADRMLQLTGVVDDRSMRAQYLDRMDIERERGITIKAQNVRLPWTVNGEDHVLHLIDTPGHVDFTYEVSRALEACEGAVLLVDAAQGIEAQTLANLYLALDRDLTIIPVLNKIDLPAADPERYAGELAHIIGCEPSDVLRVSGKTGEGVAELLDEVVRQVPAPTGDADAPARAMIFDSVYDIYRGVVTYVRVVDGKITPRERIAMMSTGATHELLEVGIVSPEPKASEGLGVGEVGYLITGVKDVRQSKVGDTVTTARKGATEALTGYREPKPMVYSGLYPVDGSDYPDLRDALDKLQLNDAALTYEPETSVALGFGFRCGFLGLLHMEITRERLEREFNLDLISTSPNVVYRVIKDDGSEIVVTNPSDWPEGKVREVYEPVVKTTVIAPSEFIGTIMELCQSRRGELGGMDYLSPERVELRYTMPLGEIIFDFFDSLKSRTRGYASLDYEEAGEQQADLVKVDILLQGEAVDAFSAIVHKDGASAYGNKMTTKLKELIPRQQFEVPVQAAIGSKIIARENIRAIRKDVLSKCYGGDITRKRKLLEKQKEGKKRMKTIGRVDVPQEAFVAALSTDAAGDKPKK; via the coding sequence GTGCGCGACACCCACGTTCACCAGGAGATTCCCATCAGCAGTTTCGCCGACAAGACGTTCACTGCGCCGGCGCAGATTCGGAACTTCTGCATCATCGCCCACATCGACCACGGCAAGTCGACGCTGGCCGACCGGATGCTGCAGCTCACCGGCGTCGTCGACGACCGGTCGATGCGCGCCCAGTACCTGGACCGGATGGACATCGAGCGGGAACGCGGCATCACCATCAAGGCCCAGAACGTGCGGCTGCCATGGACGGTGAACGGCGAAGATCACGTGCTGCACCTCATCGACACGCCCGGCCACGTCGACTTCACCTACGAGGTGTCGCGCGCCTTGGAGGCCTGCGAGGGTGCGGTACTGCTGGTCGACGCGGCGCAGGGCATCGAGGCGCAGACGCTGGCCAACCTGTACCTCGCGCTCGATCGCGACCTGACGATCATCCCGGTGCTCAACAAGATCGACCTGCCTGCCGCGGATCCGGAGCGCTACGCCGGCGAGCTCGCGCACATCATCGGGTGCGAGCCGTCCGACGTGCTGAGGGTTTCGGGTAAGACCGGTGAGGGCGTGGCCGAGCTGCTCGACGAGGTGGTGCGGCAGGTGCCCGCGCCGACGGGTGACGCCGACGCTCCCGCGCGGGCCATGATCTTCGACTCGGTGTACGACATCTACCGCGGCGTGGTGACCTACGTGCGCGTGGTCGACGGGAAGATCACGCCGCGCGAACGCATCGCGATGATGTCCACCGGAGCCACGCACGAGCTGCTCGAGGTCGGCATCGTCTCACCCGAGCCCAAGGCCAGCGAAGGCCTGGGCGTCGGGGAGGTGGGCTACCTCATCACCGGCGTGAAGGACGTTCGGCAGTCCAAGGTCGGCGACACCGTGACGACGGCCCGCAAGGGTGCGACGGAGGCGCTGACCGGGTACCGCGAACCCAAGCCCATGGTCTACTCGGGCCTCTACCCGGTGGACGGCTCGGACTATCCGGACCTGCGCGACGCGCTGGACAAGCTGCAACTCAACGACGCCGCGCTGACGTATGAACCTGAGACGTCGGTGGCGCTGGGCTTCGGGTTCCGCTGCGGCTTCCTCGGGCTGCTGCACATGGAGATCACCCGCGAACGCCTGGAACGCGAGTTCAACCTCGATCTGATCTCGACCTCACCCAACGTCGTGTACCGCGTCATCAAGGACGATGGCTCGGAGATCGTCGTGACCAACCCGTCGGACTGGCCAGAAGGCAAGGTCCGCGAGGTCTACGAACCCGTCGTCAAGACCACCGTGATCGCGCCGAGCGAGTTCATCGGCACCATCATGGAGCTGTGCCAGTCGCGGCGCGGCGAGCTCGGCGGCATGGACTATCTGTCGCCCGAACGTGTCGAGCTGCGCTACACGATGCCGCTGGGCGAGATCATCTTCGACTTCTTCGACTCGCTGAAGTCGCGTACCCGCGGCTACGCCAGCCTCGACTACGAGGAGGCCGGCGAACAGCAGGCCGATCTGGTCAAGGTCGACATCCTGCTGCAGGGCGAGGCCGTGGACGCGTTCTCGGCGATCGTCCACAAGGACGGCGCTTCGGCTTATGGCAACAAGATGACCACCAAGCTCAAGGAGCTGATCCCGCGCCAGCAGTTCGAGGTGCCGGTGCAGGCTGCGATCGGCTCGAAGATCATTGCCCGCGAGAACATCCGGGCCATCCGCAAGGACGTGCTCTCGAAGTGCTACGGCGGTGACATCACCCGTAAGCGCAAGCTGCTGGAGAAGCAGAAAGAGGGCAAGAAGCGCATGAAGACCATCGGTCGCGTGGATGTTCCGCAGGAAGCATTCGTCGCGGCGTTGTCGACGGACGCGGCGGGGGACAAGCCGAAGAAGTAG
- a CDS encoding CBS domain-containing protein: protein MRIADVLKNKGAAVVTISPETTVAELLAGLHEMNIGAMVVVGSEGLAGIVSERDVVRKLHERGSSLLAQPVSEIMTTVLATCTPRDTVDHLSVLMTQNRVRHVPVLDEGRLAGIVSIGDVVKTRMEELEAEQRQLQAYITQGR, encoded by the coding sequence ATGCGGATCGCGGACGTGCTGAAAAACAAGGGCGCGGCGGTGGTGACGATCTCCCCGGAGACCACGGTGGCAGAACTGCTGGCCGGGCTGCACGAGATGAACATCGGCGCCATGGTGGTGGTCGGTTCCGAAGGACTGGCCGGCATCGTGTCCGAACGCGACGTGGTGCGCAAACTGCACGAGCGCGGCAGCAGCCTGCTGGCCCAGCCGGTGTCGGAGATCATGACGACGGTGCTCGCCACCTGCACCCCGCGTGACACCGTCGACCACCTCAGCGTCCTGATGACGCAAAACCGGGTGCGCCACGTTCCTGTGCTCGACGAGGGCAGGCTCGCGGGCATCGTCAGCATCGGCGACGTGGTGAAAACCCGGATGGAGGAACTCGAGGCCGAACAGCGACAGTTGCAGGCCTACATCACGCAGGGGCGCTGA
- a CDS encoding cytosine permease, with the protein MTDVREPGADAASADGSPDATLTDLPLRPAERIWGLWQHSAVNVGLAVATWAFLQGAAVAYYVGVTQAIASIVIGYGISVLLVALAPCMPSVKYGIEQFVGLRSIFGENGARVVMVAVSTVLAAAWSAVLAIMFGHGLVTVVNQVAGTQLSESGVAASLLGLVAIVVSWLVLARGPVSVEAVCRIIAPMLVVIIVGVIVIIFSGHTWSDLTALVPLGGAGDDPHLSFMLAVELNLAGGFAWWPNLGNLARLTRSSRAAFWPNWIGVFGASVVAAVVGVLAALSLQVEDPTQWMIPLAGAGLGVVALVIICLANVTAILSQGYASMVALKGGGGAFFRRAAWPLMLAVILAPAAVLVFFPAAVYDNYGRFVSWGAIVLAPLCAVQIVDYFILRRRRLNVRDLFRPIGESAYSYWKGVNLAAFAAVAAGAVTYALLLNPVTYEPTGVFRYTTASLPAFVVAGLTHYVLTRLVVQRAGAGGYPR; encoded by the coding sequence ATGACCGACGTGCGCGAACCCGGCGCTGACGCCGCGAGCGCCGATGGCAGCCCCGACGCGACGCTCACCGACCTTCCGCTGCGCCCGGCCGAACGAATCTGGGGTTTGTGGCAGCACTCCGCGGTCAACGTGGGGCTCGCGGTCGCCACGTGGGCCTTTCTGCAGGGCGCGGCCGTCGCCTACTACGTGGGTGTCACGCAGGCCATCGCGTCGATCGTGATCGGCTACGGCATCAGCGTCCTGCTGGTGGCCCTCGCCCCGTGCATGCCGTCGGTCAAATACGGCATCGAACAGTTCGTCGGGCTGCGCAGCATCTTCGGCGAGAACGGCGCGCGGGTGGTGATGGTCGCGGTGTCCACGGTGCTCGCCGCCGCGTGGTCGGCCGTGCTTGCCATCATGTTCGGCCACGGGCTGGTGACCGTCGTGAATCAGGTTGCCGGCACCCAGCTTTCGGAATCCGGTGTGGCCGCAAGCCTGCTCGGCCTGGTGGCGATCGTGGTGTCCTGGCTCGTGCTGGCCCGCGGTCCGGTGTCGGTCGAGGCGGTGTGCCGCATCATCGCGCCCATGCTGGTGGTCATCATCGTCGGCGTCATCGTGATCATCTTCTCGGGTCACACCTGGTCGGACCTCACCGCGTTGGTGCCGCTCGGCGGGGCCGGCGACGACCCGCACCTGAGCTTCATGCTGGCGGTCGAGCTGAACCTGGCGGGCGGTTTCGCGTGGTGGCCGAACCTCGGCAACCTGGCCCGGCTGACCCGGAGCTCGCGGGCGGCGTTCTGGCCCAACTGGATCGGGGTGTTCGGCGCGTCGGTGGTCGCCGCCGTGGTGGGAGTCCTGGCCGCGCTTTCGCTGCAGGTCGAGGATCCCACGCAGTGGATGATCCCGTTGGCGGGCGCCGGTCTGGGCGTGGTGGCGCTGGTGATCATCTGCCTGGCCAATGTCACCGCGATCCTGTCGCAGGGGTATGCGTCGATGGTGGCCCTCAAGGGCGGCGGCGGAGCGTTCTTCCGGAGGGCGGCGTGGCCGCTGATGCTCGCGGTGATCCTCGCGCCGGCGGCCGTGCTGGTGTTCTTCCCGGCCGCCGTCTACGACAACTACGGCCGGTTCGTCTCGTGGGGTGCGATCGTGTTGGCACCGCTGTGCGCGGTACAGATCGTCGACTACTTCATCCTGCGTCGCCGCAGGCTCAACGTCCGAGACCTGTTCCGCCCCATCGGCGAATCCGCCTACAGCTACTGGAAGGGAGTCAACCTGGCGGCGTTCGCCGCGGTCGCCGCAGGCGCGGTCACCTACGCGCTGCTGCTCAACCCGGTGACCTACGAACCCACCGGCGTGTTCCGGTACACCACGGCGTCGCTTCCGGCGTTCGTCGTTGCCGGGCTGACCCACTACGTGCTGACCCGGCTCGTGGTGCAACGCGCGGGAGCCGGTGGCTACCCGCGGTAG
- a CDS encoding GNAT family N-acetyltransferase, giving the protein MATVNARPARRPDVAPLAAVLGRAFFDDPVMRWMLPADDRRRRGLARMFATMTRHHFLGGGGSEVADRGGRIGAAALWDPPGRWKQTRLEELLMMPGFVRAFGRRVARGQQVAELMKQHHPEEPHWYLAVIGSDPTVRGGGFGHALMRSRLDRVDAEHAPAYLESSNPDNVPYYLRFGFEVTGEIRLPDGGPTMTPMWRPPR; this is encoded by the coding sequence GTGGCCACCGTCAACGCTCGACCCGCACGCAGACCTGACGTCGCACCGCTCGCCGCCGTGCTGGGCCGAGCCTTTTTCGACGATCCTGTGATGAGGTGGATGCTGCCTGCCGATGACCGCCGCAGGCGCGGGCTTGCCCGCATGTTCGCGACCATGACCCGCCACCATTTTCTGGGCGGCGGAGGCAGCGAGGTGGCAGACCGCGGCGGCCGGATCGGGGCGGCCGCGCTGTGGGATCCGCCGGGGCGGTGGAAGCAGACCCGACTTGAGGAGCTGTTGATGATGCCGGGATTCGTGCGGGCCTTCGGACGTCGCGTTGCGCGCGGCCAGCAGGTCGCCGAACTGATGAAGCAACATCACCCCGAGGAGCCGCACTGGTATCTCGCGGTGATCGGTAGCGATCCCACGGTGCGCGGCGGGGGTTTCGGACACGCGTTGATGCGGTCGCGGCTCGATCGCGTCGACGCCGAACACGCCCCGGCCTATCTGGAATCGAGCAATCCCGACAACGTCCCGTACTACCTGAGATTCGGGTTCGAGGTGACGGGTGAGATCCGGTTGCCCGACGGGGGCCCCACGATGACCCCGATGTGGCGGCCGCCGCGCTGA